From the genome of Bos indicus x Bos taurus breed Angus x Brahman F1 hybrid chromosome 19, Bos_hybrid_MaternalHap_v2.0, whole genome shotgun sequence:
AACGGGTCCCTAATGGATGGCACTCTCTTTGACTCCAGGTCCGGGGAGGGCAGGGGGTCCTGAGGAGGATGGTGGGGGCTGAGGTGGTCAGAGCTGCCTGGCAGGGCAGGGCCCCTGTGACCCCCTTGCTGGCCCCCAACCCCGCCTTGTATTGCAGCTACTCCCGGAACCACACCTACAATACCTATGTGGGGCAGGGCTACATCATCCCTGGGATGGACCAAGGCCTTCAAGGCTCGTGCATGGGGGAGCGCCGGAGGATCATCATCCCCCCCCACCTTGCCTACGGGGAGAACGGGACTGGTAGGCTTGCTCCCAGTTCCCCAAGCCAACACCTCAGCTCCTCCTGACCTAGCCCTAATGGGGTGGGGGGATTTCCAGCCACTGCTCTGCCCCTGTCATCACAAAAACTGGTTCCCCACCCAACTCTTGCTGCAAGGACTTTATCCTTTCCTCCAGGGGCAGTCCCCTGCTTCTCCCCTTCCACACTGGAAAAGGGCAGCCCACTTGTGAgcttggggagggagggtggtACAGCCCCAGGAAGCAAACAGACCTGGATCTGAGTCCCAGCTTTGCTGGAAACCTTAGTgtgctcacctgtaaaatggaactaATCACATTGATCAGCAAAGTCAGTCACTGGGAGGTTGCAAGATATACCTGTAAAGGGCTTTCTAATTGGCAtgtccctcccctctcctgccctgCGTCCTCACCCCTACAGTGTATATGATAAGAGTTGACCATGTGGACAAATATCCCATCCCATCCTTGCttagaatcccaggacggggaaGTCTAGGGGCCTCCGTGGAAACCTGGAGCAGCCCCTCCGTGACCCCAACTGATCCACGCCTCCATTCTGGCCCCAGGAGACAAGATCCCTGGCTCTGCTGTGCTGATCTTTGACGTCCACGTGATCGACTTCCACAATCCTGCGGATCCAGTGGAAATCAAGACACTGTCTCGGCCCCTGGAGACCTGCAACGAGACGGCCAAGCTCGGGGACTTTGTTCACTACCACTACAACTGCTCTCTGCTGGATGGCACCAGGCTCTTCTCCTCGTGGGtccagggcagggccagggctgggCAGGTGGGTGGGCATGGGCCAGGCATGGGGGGGTCCTCCTAGGAGCACCCCCTAAGTTCccactgaagctgaaattcttaCCTCCAGAGGCAAAGGGAGGGTGAAGTAGGTAGTAGGGGGAGCGGCTGGTCCCACTCTGTGGAGGGCAGCCGGAGCAGGTGCCACACTGCAGGACAGGGTCCGGCCGAGACGGGGACCGTGCTTACCTCTGCTCACTGGGCCCCGGCACCCTGCCCTGTGGGGCAGCCCCAGGAATGACTCAGGAGCCGGGGACCAGGGCGACTGCTGACCCGGGAATCTGCTCTCCCCACTAGCCATGACTACGGGGCCCCTCAGGAGGCGACTCTGGGGGCCCACAAAGTGATCGAAGGCCTGGACACGGGCCTGCAGGGCATGTGCGTGGGAGAGAGGCGGCAGCTCGTGGTCCCCCCGCACCTGGCACACGGAGAGAGCGGAGGTGAGGGGTCAAGACTGGCCTGatctctcctcccctctgcccctgccCGCCTGGGGCCTTGCTGGCTggtgggaggggtgaggggagcCTTCTGGGTCGTTCTGTAGGGTGGTTCTGTAAACGTGCCCTGCCCTACTCTCCAGCAACCCCCGTGGGCAGCTGAGGCCTGAGGGCCAGGTGTGCACTGGGCAGGCTGTGAAGTGGGGCCTGGaccctcccctctgctccccacccctgcagccCGGGGGGTCCCTGGCAGCGCTGTGCTGCTGTTTGAGGTGGAGCTAGTGTCTCGGGAGGATGGGCTGCCCACGGGCTACCTGTTTGTGTGGCACGAAGACCCTCCTGCCCACCTGTTTGAACACATGGACCTTAACAAGGATGGCGAGGTCCCCGTGGAGGAGGTGGGTAACGAGTTCTCGCCTTCTCATAACTGTCCACACAGTCACCCAGCAGAAACCCCCAGCATGGTGGCGTCTAATGAGAACAGGGCATGTGCCTACTGCATCCCTGGCCCTCTACAGCTCACTGTGCCTCAAGCCCTTGTCCCCGCCTTTTCCTCTGGCTACCTGACCCCGAGCACGccctctgccccccacctcccccccaccccccaggacaCCGCAccagctcctctccctcctcctgggaGCCCATCCCAAGGCCAGCCCAGCTGCTCAGGCAAGACgctgtctccccctccccttgGCTCTCCCCTCTCCGCAGTTCTCCACCTTCATCAAGGCTCAAGTCAGTGAGGGCAAAGGCCGCCTCCTGCCTGGCCAggatcctgagaaaaccataggaGACATGTTCCAGAATCAGGATCGCAACCAGGATGGCAAGATCACCGCCGAGGAGCTCAAGCTGAAGTCAGACGAAGACCAGGACCGGGTCCATGAGGAACTCTGAAGGGCAGAGGCTTGGGCCTGGATGCAAAGGCTCACATCGAAGGGGACAGTGGGCAGTGGGGCTGGCTTCCCAACAGCCACCCTCCCCTCTGCCGGGATGAGGTCTGGAAGCATCTAGAGAGTGGTCGGAGGGGACAGCTCTGGTCTTCCCACTGCCTGAGAGTAAAATCCACAGCACAGACCTCTATTTGGTTTTTCTCTGCCAACCCCAATCCCCTTCCTTAAAAGGAATTACAAAGCCACCGGGAGGGATGGTAGACTGTGGGGGTTGGCCGCCCCTCACTCAGACCTCCCCTCCACGTCACCACTGAGCAAGACCAAACTCATTCATTTCCCCCAACTTGCCCTTTACCTGTATTTACCCTCGCCATCTTCAACCCCCGCCTGCAGCCCGCATTCCTCGTCCTGGCATCTCCCCAAGAACATGAACCCCCAGCTTTCCACCCTCAGCTCTGGCTGGTTCCTAGGGAAAGGGGGCGGTTCCAGGGGGGCAGCCCTACCTCACCTTCACCTGTCCCATCCCCCTTCAGTGTGGTGGTGGCCAAAGTGCTCCCAGGGTGCTATACATCAGAGCTGGGCTTTGTGTCACCTTTCATCCCTAAAGAAGGCTGCCTTCTGCCAGGACCAAGGACCAAGCAAAAAATGAAGGGTGGAGATGAGGAAACCTACTTGGATGGATCTGAGCGCTATGGAACCCTTGGTTTAGGGCTGAAAGTTGAAGGAGGGGCTCACTGGGGACTGAGGGGTGACGGGGGTGAGCAAAGCTCTGCACACTCCAAAGACTAAACTGGTTTCAGACCCCCCCTCCTCCTTTGTGCCAAATAAAACACTAAACCAGAGGCCTTGGCATGTGGTCTTTCTGGGGGAGGGGCCCTTCGACCCATGTGTCCAGAGGAAGGGGAGCTGAGCAGGCTGCCTCCATGGCCCTTCGGTTCAAGATGCTGTCCCCGGGTCtgtgcctcctgcctctctcagGCTCAGCTGGGACCCTCATCATGAGGGTAAGTGTCCACAGAGGGGAGGAGCCTGTGGGCCAGGATCCTGGTCTCACTGCCCCAGCGCAATGAAAAACAAGGTCCCTGAAGTCAAACACGATGTAAAAAGCTCAGCGATTTAAACAAACCACAGTTTGGATTCTCCTTTCACAAAAATCAGTTCTCATACAATATTCCCACCTCTACCTCCTCCTGGCTGCCAGCTGTTCCCACCTGCCTGATGCCTCTTCCTCTCGTCATAAAGGTAAATGAGTTCAAACCTCGTCTTTTTTTGGCTGCTGTGGGGCTTAAcggtggcatgtgaactcttagttgcagcatatggtgggacctagttccctgaccagggactgaaccctgcaATTGGGgacgcagagtcttagccactggacacaaCCTCTCATGTTGAGGAAGGAGTCCCATCAGCCATCAGTCAGGCCATCTGTCCTCATCTGCTTGGCTGGACTCTGGCCAGTAAGAGAGATGACCCTAGCCATCTAAGGGGTGAGGTGCATGGGAGAGAAAATGACCAGCCTGGACTCACACCCTGAACTGCCCCCACAAAAACCACAAGCACTGAATTCTCCCCCAAGACCCTGTGAGAGAAAGAAGCTGCTCCCCACATGACTGATATTCCCTGGTCCCAGAGCATCCAGATAGCACCTCAGGGTTGACAGACCCAGCCTTAGGGTAACCACCCTCCCCCAAGCCTGACAGGACAGCCTAAGCCGTGGAGGGAGCGTGATGCATAAGCAAGGGCGGGCTCTGTCAGAAACGCTGCAAGCCCGCTCGAGCTCCCAGCTCTAGCCTTTGGGCAAAGGACTGGTCCTTCCTAAGTGGACCTGCACTCCTGCAGGGTCACCATGAGGATGAAACAGCACCTGTGGCTTCTGGGAGCATGCAGCCAGCTCTCAGTCAACACTCCCATTACTTTCCTTTAAGAGCAGCAGATAAACACCACTTTCCAGCAGCTGGGCAGGCAGGTGAGGGAATGAAATTGACTCTGCCCAGAGCACTGTCAGTTCCCCAGACTCAACTCCCTGGAAGTCATCTGTTTCAGTGGCCCTGGAGGACGAAGGACAGGAGCCAGGGGTACCCGGGAAAACCCACACTCACATGGATCACTTTAGGAAATCCATAAAGACAGGGTTCTACAGTGCCGGCCAGATGCAGCTGACCCCACAGAATCTCAAGTTTAACTGCTGCATGAGAATCAAGTCAAACCATTTTAGGTCAGAAACATATCCTCCCAACCCTGCCTgcgcccctcccccggcccccccAGACACACCTGGCTGTGCTAGCTGTGCTCAGAGGGTGTCCTGGGCcaattcagtggttttcaaactgtgttcCATGGTCTTGGAGATTCCAGCATCTTGGAGCCAAGAGGTACAGGCTCTGCTCCACCCCAGACCCCCAAATCAGATcagctgtttttcctttttttatttttgatctgtttcacatattagACTTTGACTTGTTTGAAGAACAGCTTCCTATGgtaaaaaattctggaaaaaaagatTCCCTGGACCAGCTGATTCCTAAACTGCTAACACCGCGTAGGTCCGCAGTTCACCTGGAACAGCTTTCACTGTCCTCCCTTCTGGCAGGGCTCCCTCGAAACGCTGGAGAACACAAAACCAAGGAGAACACAAAACCAAGGAGccggggagaggaggagggaggggtgtgACCAGCAGCTCCGGCAGCCTGGAATGTTCTCTGGAGGACTCTGCACGCACAGGAGGAGCAGAGCTCAGAGCAGAGCGGCCTTCCGGGAAGGCCCCTCCTCATTGCAGCCGGCAGGCCCCGCCTGCGCTCAGGAGCCCTGCATCTCTGTCCAGTCACCCTGCTGCAGGATGTGCTGCAGCAGCCCATTGACCACATCCAGCGTCTCGTCCCTCTCCAGCACGATGTCATATGAGTCCATGTAGCGCTCCCGCCGCTCCTCCACCTGTCCGGGGAGCAGAGAGCGAGAGTCCCCCAgcgccctgccctctgcccaaaCCGCTGTTGCGcaccaggggcaggggaggagggcctTCAAGCCACGACTCCCCAAAAGGAGTTCAGGGTTACCCGGCCCTGTCCTTTGGAGACACACATGGCCGTGGGTGCAGGCTGCCACAATTAACCCCTGGGTCAGCGTCAAAAGGAAGGTCACAAGGATTAAGAGACAAAAAACCAGATGTTACCTCTAACCTATGAGAACTGAATTTTCAAAAGCCTTCCACACCTGCTGGCTGAGTCTGATGCCATACTGTGCCCCTCTACGACCCTGGTTTCATCCACTAACACCTTGTCTGTTTCTACGTCTTCCTTCTCTAAACTATAAACCCACATCTTGAATACCAACATCCCCCATCTCAATCATGCCCTTATAGGTAAGATTTAGGAGGACTGGTGATCAGCCCAACCACTTTCTAAACTATgtcaccttgggcaagttacttaatccccctgcctcagtttccacacttATAAAAAGGTAAAACAGTCACTACACCTCCAAGTATGACTATACAGATTAGCTGGTCTTATGTTCCTGGCACAAAGTGAGCACTCAGTAAGTGTGAGCTCTGATGATGTGCTCTGACCTCCAGATCATGCCCTGTGCTGTGCACACAGCTCTGACCACTGGGTACCTCTTGTTTCCTAGGAGACTATGGCTTGTGTCTGACCTCTGTGCCTCTAATACTTCACACAGTGTGTATCCCATAACAGGAATGAAGGAGCCAGCCATGAAGAGCCCGGGTCTCATACCTACCTTGTCATTTAGGAAGCCAATCTTGAGAATGTTCTCCACGCCAGGAACCCCATCAGCCATTGTGAGGTCCCCCATGGAGTCTCCCAGCAGGAGGATGTTGGTTTTGCCCTGAAGCTGCTGGAAGTAATTGGAGTTCTCGAACACAGAGCTGTTCTTGTTGTAGGTATGGATGAGCTGGCCCTTGAATCCGTTTAGGAAGCCCTAAGTAGTCAAGACGAGAGACACACAGAAGGGCTACAGGGACCTATTGAGGGCCGGTTTTCCAGTCTGCCATGGAAGAAACAGAATCCTGAAAGCCACAGATAATGCCAACACTTCACTGCGGTCCAAACTAGGGTCAGCAAGCTAAGGCTCGTGGGCCAGATTTGGACtatttttgtaaattaagttctgtgtgtgttagttgttcagtcgcatctgactgtgtgatcctatggactatagcccgccaggctcctctgtccatggaattctctaggcaagaatgttggagtaggttgcatttccttctccaaggtctaCTGGAACTTAATTTATAGGCCCATTTGTTTACATCTTCTCAAAGGCTGCTTTTTTGTGTGACAGGGTAGTTGTGAATGATCCTAGGAAGATATTTACCATCTGTTCTTTTATAGGAAAaggattttttgtttggttgggttctttttggccatgccacatagcttaggagatcttagttccccaactggtgACTGAATCCAGGCctcagaagtggaagcacaggacaaccagggaattccaaaaaaatgtTTCCAGCCCCTGGTTTAAACTAACAGAGGCCATCAGATATTGTAGATCACCTGCTCTGGGGGAAGCAAGAAGCTGGGATACAAGCATTGCCCAGGCTACATGTGTACTAACCTCAGCTGTGGGCTGCACCCTAACCACAAGTCAAAGGGATGAACATTCCAGCCTTGGTCTTAAGGGGAAGAAGTCAGAATATGGGTGAGTCAGTGGAGCCACCTCTGGCTCAAGCAAAACAAGTCCAAGTCCAAGCGCCTGAGTACCTAGGATGGCACATGACCCATGACAGTGACACAGGGCCTGGCTGAGCCCTAAACTAGGTCTTCCCCGCAGACAGACCACTGTCAGCCAGACATGCAAGAATGGGTCTTTCAAAAGCAACTGTCTCTAGCCGcgttaataaataaatagctgTCAAGGGCAATGAAGCCAGCatgccttcccctccctcctcctgcccccaatcccagtTAACATTCAGGGTGAAGCACACTGGCTGGCAGTCCCCATCCTTCTTCCAGCCCCAGCCCTAATGAGATGCAGCTCACATCTTCATCAAACTCCATGTAGTTAGACATGATGTGGATGTTGGGGTGGAACACCTTCCTCTGCCGGATCATTTCTTCCAGGACATCCCCAATGCCCgcagaaaagatgaaaaggggAATGTTGTTCTGCGAAAGGGTGTTGAAGAATGTCTTGTATCCATCCCTGAAACCAGATGAATGGTTCTGAAACTGCATCGCCTCTGCTACTgccctttattttctatttgggtTACATctgtaaaaattttctttaaactttttttttttttccttgggctgCACTGCTCTGtatgcgagatcttagttccctgactagggattgaacctgtgctcctgcatggagagcttggagtcttaaccactggactaccagttAAGTccctctaaaatattttaaattgaggtataaaatacatagaataaATCATTAAAGTGCACTAATCATTAAGTGTTCAgctcaattaatatttataacatgtatacatacatgtgatACCTACCAGGTCAAGGTTCCCTCATGTCCCTTCCCAGTTGATGGCACCATCCCCATTTTGACTTCACATCACCATTGATTTGCTTTTCCTGTCCCTGAACTTCACATAAATCATATAAAcacatttgcttgtttgtttgtttctagatGATTTTGACTGAGCAAAATACAACCAGGTGGCTCTCCTAGGGTGGCTTCAGTGGAGAGCACCCCCAACCTCCCCACGCACAATTCTTGAGGGAAGGCACCCGTGCTGACTCTTTCCTATACGtgcccccatccctcctctgATAAAGAACGCTCCAGCAGAGAGAGCTGAGCTCTGAAGGACACCGATGATCAAGGGTCCCAGGCCGGCCAACTCCCGTGTCTGGATAAAGAACACCAGTTACCATGGGGATCCCATAAGTCTTTTTACCACTGGGAAAAATTACCAAGACACTGTTTGTTCTAGAAGATGGAGCATCTTCACCACATCCGTTACCAGCAGTGTGTGTCCTCGGACACACCCAAGCATAGAAAATTCTCTGGCTGAGTCCAGAGAGGAAAAGCAAGACCTTTTCCTCATGCAGCTACTCATGGTGCTAGGTCCCTTCTGACTCTTCCAGCG
Proteins encoded in this window:
- the FKBP10 gene encoding peptidyl-prolyl cis-trans isomerase FKBP10 isoform X2, translating into MDRGLMGMCVNERRRLIVPPHLGYGSIGVAGLIPPDATLYFDVVLLDVWNKEDTVQVSTLLRPPHCPRMVQDSDFVRYHYNGTLLDGTAFDTSYSKGGTYDTYVGSGWLIKGMDQGLLGMCPGERRKIVIPPFLAYGEKGYGTVIPSQASLVFHVLLIDVHNPKDTVQLETLELPPGCVRRAVAGDFMRYHYNGSLMDGTLFDSSYSRNHTYNTYVGQGYIIPGMDQGLQGSCMGERRRIIIPPHLAYGENGTGDKIPGSAVLIFDVHVIDFHNPADPVEIKTLSRPLETCNETAKLGDFVHYHYNCSLLDGTRLFSSHDYGAPQEATLGAHKVIEGLDTGLQGMCVGERRQLVVPPHLAHGESGARGVPGSAVLLFEVELVSREDGLPTGYLFVWHEDPPAHLFEHMDLNKDGEVPVEEFSTFIKAQVSEGKGRLLPGQDPEKTIGDMFQNQDRNQDGKITAEELKLKSDEDQDRVHEEL
- the NT5C3B gene encoding 7-methylguanosine phosphate-specific 5'-nucleotidase; the encoded protein is MAEEVSTLMKATVLMRQPGRVQEIVGALRKGGEDRLQVISDFDMTLSRFAYNGIRCPSSYNILDNSKIISEECRKELKALFHHYYPIEIDPHRTIKEKLPHMVEWWTKAHDLLCQQKIQKFQIAQVVRESNAMLRDGYKTFFNTLSQNNIPLFIFSAGIGDVLEEMIRQRKVFHPNIHIMSNYMEFDEDGFLNGFKGQLIHTYNKNSSVFENSNYFQQLQGKTNILLLGDSMGDLTMADGVPGVENILKIGFLNDKVEERRERYMDSYDIVLERDETLDVVNGLLQHILQQGDWTEMQGS